In one window of Bacteroidota bacterium DNA:
- a CDS encoding helix-turn-helix transcriptional regulator, with translation MKIIKAKDLLAKRYGEKGSESREKFREEAYSYYFGEIIRNRRKELNISQEELAQSVGKKRPYISRIENGEDIRISNLILIANALDLSVQLSAR, from the coding sequence ATGAAAATAATAAAAGCAAAAGACCTTTTAGCTAAGCGGTATGGGGAAAAAGGTTCAGAAAGCAGGGAGAAATTCAGGGAAGAAGCATATTCATATTATTTTGGGGAAATTATAAGAAACCGTAGAAAAGAATTGAATATTAGCCAAGAAGAACTTGCACAATCAGTTGGTAAAAAGCGTCCTTATATTTCACGGATTGAGAATGGAGAAGATATTAGGATATCAAACCTTATATTAATTGCAAACGCATTGGACTTATCTGTTCAACTATCTGCAAGATAA
- a CDS encoding type II toxin-antitoxin system RelE/ParE family toxin, with protein MREIDITEECLTFVDNQGDRVSRKFFELIEIIEDVKVVHTNFIKKLRNSKFYELRIKAGNEYRVIIFAIDHLNFSESTEVVCLNGFVKKSNKDYIKAIKKAEILLEQYLKNRKS; from the coding sequence ATGAGAGAAATTGACATTACCGAAGAATGTTTAACTTTTGTTGACAATCAAGGAGATAGGGTGTCCAGAAAATTCTTTGAACTCATTGAGATTATTGAAGATGTAAAAGTAGTTCATACAAATTTCATAAAGAAATTAAGAAATTCAAAGTTTTATGAGTTGAGAATAAAAGCAGGTAATGAATACAGGGTTATAATTTTTGCCATTGACCACCTTAATTTTTCTGAAAGCACTGAAGTTGTCTGCTTAAATGGCTTTGTGAAAAAGTCAAACAAAGACTACATTAAAGCTATAAAGAAAGCAGAAATATTATTAGAACAATATTTAAAAAATAGAAAATCATGA